One segment of Acidimicrobiales bacterium DNA contains the following:
- the sucD gene encoding succinate--CoA ligase subunit alpha, with product MSIFVDVDTKVVYQGLTGSQGRYYGLLNRDYGTQVVAGTNPRKAGTDVDGIPIYASVAEAVAETGATASCIFIPAPGVRDAVLEAAEGGVEFIVAITEGVPAHDEAEFYNRLKRDHPGVQMLGPNCPGIISPGQANIGITAGHIALPGGPVGIVSRSGTLTYQALYELKEKGIGCTTCVGIGGDPVPGTSFIDCLRAFEADPETKAVMMIGEIGGSAEEEAAEFIAEHMTKPVSAYVAGVTAPAGKKMGHAGAIVSGGRGTAAAKMEALRDAGVRVGLNPTEAGEHMADIVSEMGG from the coding sequence ATGAGCATCTTCGTCGACGTCGACACGAAGGTCGTTTACCAAGGCCTGACCGGCAGCCAGGGTCGCTATTACGGCCTGTTGAATCGTGACTACGGCACGCAGGTCGTAGCCGGAACCAATCCCCGTAAGGCCGGAACCGACGTGGATGGCATCCCCATCTACGCCTCGGTCGCCGAGGCGGTCGCCGAGACTGGGGCTACGGCCTCGTGCATCTTCATTCCGGCCCCCGGCGTGCGCGACGCCGTGCTGGAGGCTGCCGAGGGTGGTGTGGAGTTCATCGTGGCCATCACCGAGGGTGTACCGGCCCACGACGAGGCCGAGTTCTACAACCGGCTGAAGCGCGACCATCCCGGTGTCCAGATGCTGGGCCCCAACTGCCCGGGCATCATCTCGCCGGGACAGGCCAACATCGGCATCACCGCCGGCCACATCGCCCTGCCCGGCGGACCGGTCGGCATCGTGAGCCGATCAGGCACGCTTACCTACCAGGCGCTGTACGAACTCAAGGAGAAGGGCATCGGCTGCACCACGTGCGTGGGCATTGGTGGCGATCCCGTTCCGGGCACGTCGTTCATCGATTGCCTCCGGGCCTTCGAGGCCGACCCTGAGACGAAGGCCGTGATGATGATCGGTGAGATCGGAGGGTCTGCCGAGGAGGAGGCCGCCGAGTTCATTGCCGAACACATGACCAAGCCCGTGTCGGCTTACGTGGCCGGCGTGACGGCGCCCGCAGGAAAGAAGATGGGCCACGCCGGTGCCATCGTCTCTGGTGGACGGGGCACAGCGGCCGCCAAGATGGAAGCCCTACGCGATGCTGGTGTGCGGGTGGGTCTGAACCCCACCGAGGCTGGCGAACATATGGCTGACATCGTCTCTGAAATGGGTGGCTGA
- the purH gene encoding bifunctional phosphoribosylaminoimidazolecarboxamide formyltransferase/IMP cyclohydrolase, translating into MSPATKPSSRRALLSVYDKVGIVDLARGLVDLGWELVSSGGTASLLAGEGIPVIEVAEITQVTEMLGGRVKTLHPMVHGGILADRSDPSHVRDLRERGITPIDLVVGNLYSFSSDPHIELIDIGGPTMVRAAAKNHAHVGVVVDPADYDGLLAELRADGSLSDATRHQLAREAFAHTAAYDAAIVQWFDGPDSGRPDADGSGASDPDPLKPSMHLALERVQDLRYGENPHQVGARYRTVGSSGWWDTAVVHGGKAMSYLNLLDTEAAWRLVHALGDPGVTAGADEPTAVVIKHANPCGAAVGVDIAEAYVAAHECDPVSAFGGIVAVNRPVTLAMAESLSTVFTEVVVAPDYESDALAHLQQKANLRILEAEPPTWPELDVRVIDGGLLVQTADRLVAEPSQWQVVTEREPTVGEWADLVFAWRVAARVNSNSIVLAKGLRAVGIGAGQQNRRDAGRIAADKAAGRAAGGACASDAFFPFRDGLDAAAEAGASAVVQPGGSIRDDEVIAAANEQGMAMVFTGERHFRH; encoded by the coding sequence GTGAGCCCCGCCACCAAGCCCAGTTCCCGTCGTGCCCTGCTCTCTGTCTACGACAAGGTGGGCATCGTGGACCTGGCCCGTGGCCTGGTGGATCTGGGGTGGGAACTGGTGTCCAGTGGCGGGACGGCATCACTTCTGGCCGGCGAGGGCATTCCAGTGATCGAGGTGGCTGAGATCACCCAGGTGACAGAGATGCTGGGTGGGCGGGTCAAGACTCTCCACCCGATGGTCCACGGAGGGATCCTGGCTGACCGATCCGACCCGTCCCACGTGCGCGACCTGCGAGAGCGGGGCATCACCCCCATCGACCTGGTGGTGGGGAACCTCTACTCGTTCTCGTCGGATCCGCACATCGAACTGATCGATATCGGTGGGCCGACCATGGTCCGTGCCGCGGCCAAGAACCACGCCCACGTCGGCGTGGTCGTGGACCCGGCCGACTACGACGGTCTGTTGGCTGAACTGCGGGCTGACGGGTCGCTATCGGATGCGACCCGCCACCAGCTGGCCCGGGAGGCGTTTGCTCACACTGCGGCTTACGACGCCGCGATCGTCCAGTGGTTCGACGGACCGGATTCGGGCAGGCCCGACGCGGACGGGTCTGGTGCCAGTGATCCCGATCCGCTCAAGCCGTCGATGCATCTGGCGCTGGAGCGCGTTCAGGACCTCCGCTACGGCGAGAACCCCCACCAGGTGGGGGCCCGGTACCGCACAGTCGGTTCGTCGGGATGGTGGGATACCGCGGTGGTGCACGGCGGCAAGGCCATGTCGTATCTGAACCTGTTGGACACTGAGGCGGCGTGGCGTCTGGTCCACGCCCTGGGTGATCCTGGTGTGACAGCGGGTGCCGACGAGCCGACGGCGGTGGTCATCAAGCATGCCAACCCGTGCGGGGCGGCGGTCGGTGTTGACATCGCCGAGGCCTACGTGGCGGCCCACGAGTGCGACCCGGTCTCGGCGTTCGGCGGGATTGTGGCCGTCAACCGACCGGTGACCTTGGCCATGGCCGAGTCGCTGTCGACGGTGTTCACCGAGGTGGTGGTGGCACCAGACTATGAATCCGATGCCCTAGCCCACCTCCAGCAGAAGGCCAACCTACGGATCCTTGAGGCCGAGCCGCCCACCTGGCCGGAACTCGACGTACGGGTCATCGACGGAGGTCTGCTGGTCCAGACTGCTGACCGGCTGGTCGCCGAGCCGTCCCAGTGGCAGGTGGTGACCGAGCGAGAACCCACAGTTGGGGAGTGGGCCGATCTGGTCTTCGCTTGGCGGGTAGCTGCCCGGGTCAACTCCAACTCCATCGTGCTGGCTAAGGGCCTTCGGGCGGTGGGTATCGGCGCCGGCCAGCAGAACCGCCGCGATGCCGGACGGATCGCCGCGGACAAGGCAGCCGGGCGGGCCGCTGGTGGCGCATGCGCCAGTGACGCCTTTTTCCCGTTTCGTGATGGCCTGGACGCGGCGGCCGAGGCGGGGGCCAGCGCGGTGGTCCAGCCCGGCGGGTCGATACGTGACGATGAGGTGATCGCGGCGGCGAACGAACAGGGTATGGCCATGGTCTTCACCGGGGAACGGCACTTTCGCCACTGA
- a CDS encoding tetrahydrofolate dehydrogenase/cyclohydrolase catalytic domain-containing protein, translating into MSAQLLEGGPVAKAVLDDVRIRVDALKAAGITPGLGTILVGDDGASAGYVRKKHETCELVGIASHHIQVVAGDPPAALDEAVANFNEDPTVHGYIIQHPVADGFDFNAALLAMDPAKDADGLHPTNLGRLVLQEDGPVPCTPAGIQALFVHYDIEISGKHVVVIGRGPTLGRPLSLLLTTKAPGANAAVTVVHSAVPDLADLTREADIVVAALGVPSFVQPEMVKPGAVVVSGGISWEGKKLLADVDESVGEVASWITPRLGGVGPTTVAMLLRNTVEAAERA; encoded by the coding sequence ATGAGTGCACAACTTCTCGAAGGAGGACCGGTCGCTAAGGCTGTCCTCGACGACGTCCGTATCCGGGTCGACGCTCTGAAGGCCGCCGGGATTACCCCGGGCCTGGGCACCATCCTCGTTGGGGACGACGGGGCGAGCGCCGGCTACGTCCGCAAGAAGCACGAGACCTGCGAGTTGGTGGGCATCGCGTCCCACCACATCCAGGTGGTGGCCGGCGACCCTCCGGCGGCCCTCGACGAGGCGGTGGCAAATTTCAACGAGGATCCGACGGTCCACGGCTACATCATCCAGCATCCGGTGGCCGACGGTTTCGACTTCAACGCCGCCCTGTTGGCCATGGATCCGGCCAAGGACGCCGACGGCCTGCACCCCACCAATCTGGGTCGCCTCGTCCTCCAGGAGGACGGCCCCGTGCCGTGCACCCCGGCGGGCATTCAGGCCCTGTTCGTCCACTACGACATCGAGATCAGCGGGAAGCATGTGGTGGTTATCGGGCGTGGCCCGACTCTTGGTCGACCCCTGTCTCTGCTCCTGACCACCAAGGCACCGGGGGCCAACGCCGCAGTGACCGTGGTGCACTCGGCGGTGCCCGACCTGGCCGATCTGACCCGTGAGGCCGACATCGTGGTGGCCGCCCTAGGCGTGCCGTCCTTTGTCCAGCCCGAGATGGTCAAACCCGGTGCGGTCGTGGTGAGTGGCGGGATCTCCTGGGAAGGAAAGAAGCTTTTGGCCGACGTCGACGAGTCGGTCGGCGAGGTCGCCTCGTGGATCACGCCGCGCCTTGGTGGCGTGGGGCCGACCACTGTGGCCATGCTCCTTCGCAACACTGTCGAGGCCGCCGAACGCGCCTGA
- a CDS encoding ABC transporter ATP-binding protein — translation MPESVVRRGGRLIWRSLRLHPWSHAAAIMGANVFALAVVGFTVVIGRITDEVIVPGLDDDGVSRRSLLIAVAVVVAVGVVRALSIMVRRWFNMLATVSTQRTWREAVTDRFLDVPLAFHRARPAGQLLAHADADVEVATSMLKPLAFSLSVIVLAVASLVSLLVVHPWFALVAVVMFPTLTLLNRRFTRKVEAPAAAGQEAVGVLSGIAHESLDGVLIVKTLGREAAEVDRFSDAANDLRNHRLAVGRLRSRYAPLYYSLPQIGIIVLLLVGVWLVDSGSVTIGEVVRAMSLFSILTLPMEILGFLFQEMPRSVVAMDRIDGVLAEAIEPRPEASTGSARHDAGPVVVEFEAVAFTHPDGLEVLRDLDLRLEPGESVALVGATGSGKSTVVALLAGLVPPSSGEVRIGAKATTTLGPEGVAVSVATVLQETFLFADTVRANLTLGRDVGDEELAAALDVAAATDFVAGLTEGLDTVVGERGVTLSGGQRQRLAIARALLRRPAVLVLDDATSAIDPVVEAGILNTLRRPTDHESDRLVAGSPLARPTLLVVAHRLATIRLADRVLFLDGGRIATSGTHEELLEVEGYAALARAYELAGGVSVATGSVGPTGSRPIGEPR, via the coding sequence GTGCCCGAGAGTGTGGTGCGTCGCGGAGGACGGCTGATCTGGCGGTCACTGCGTCTGCATCCGTGGTCCCATGCGGCGGCCATCATGGGGGCCAACGTGTTCGCCCTAGCCGTGGTGGGCTTCACGGTGGTGATCGGTCGGATCACCGACGAGGTGATCGTCCCTGGGCTGGATGACGACGGCGTGTCGCGACGCTCGCTGCTGATCGCTGTGGCCGTGGTGGTAGCTGTCGGGGTGGTCAGGGCCCTGTCGATCATGGTTCGCCGCTGGTTCAACATGCTGGCCACCGTGAGTACCCAGCGCACGTGGCGTGAGGCGGTCACCGACCGGTTCCTGGATGTGCCCCTGGCCTTCCACCGGGCTCGGCCCGCTGGCCAGTTGCTGGCCCACGCCGATGCCGACGTGGAGGTAGCGACCTCGATGCTCAAGCCGTTGGCCTTCTCGTTGTCGGTGATCGTGCTGGCTGTGGCATCCCTCGTCAGCCTCCTGGTTGTTCACCCGTGGTTCGCTTTGGTGGCCGTGGTGATGTTTCCCACGTTGACTCTTCTGAATCGGCGATTCACCCGGAAGGTGGAGGCTCCGGCCGCCGCCGGACAGGAGGCCGTTGGCGTCTTGTCAGGCATTGCCCACGAGAGCTTGGATGGCGTTCTGATCGTCAAGACGTTGGGTCGGGAGGCCGCCGAGGTGGACCGATTCTCCGATGCGGCCAATGACCTCCGGAACCACCGTCTGGCGGTTGGCAGGCTCCGCTCGAGATACGCCCCCCTCTACTATTCGCTGCCCCAGATCGGGATCATCGTCCTGCTGCTGGTGGGGGTGTGGTTGGTCGACAGCGGCTCGGTGACCATTGGCGAGGTGGTCCGGGCCATGTCGTTGTTCAGCATCCTGACCCTGCCCATGGAGATCCTGGGGTTCCTGTTCCAGGAGATGCCCCGGTCCGTGGTGGCTATGGATCGGATCGACGGGGTGCTGGCCGAGGCGATCGAGCCCCGGCCCGAGGCCAGCACGGGTTCCGCCCGACATGACGCAGGACCGGTTGTCGTCGAGTTCGAGGCCGTGGCCTTCACCCATCCCGACGGTCTCGAGGTGCTCCGTGACCTCGACCTGCGACTAGAGCCCGGCGAGTCGGTGGCCCTCGTCGGCGCCACGGGCTCGGGAAAGAGCACGGTGGTGGCTCTGCTGGCCGGCCTGGTACCCCCAAGTAGCGGCGAGGTCCGCATTGGAGCTAAGGCGACCACCACACTGGGTCCCGAGGGGGTGGCCGTCTCGGTGGCCACCGTCCTCCAGGAGACATTCCTGTTCGCTGACACGGTTCGGGCGAACCTGACGCTGGGTCGCGATGTAGGCGACGAGGAGTTGGCTGCTGCCCTGGACGTCGCGGCGGCCACTGATTTCGTGGCCGGCCTTACCGAGGGACTGGACACCGTGGTCGGTGAGCGGGGAGTGACCCTGTCTGGTGGCCAGCGGCAACGTCTGGCTATTGCCCGGGCCCTGCTCCGACGCCCCGCCGTGCTGGTGCTGGACGATGCCACGTCGGCCATCGACCCGGTGGTCGAGGCGGGGATCCTGAACACACTGCGTCGCCCCACCGATCACGAGTCGGATCGGCTAGTGGCGGGCTCCCCACTGGCGCGTCCCACCCTCCTAGTGGTGGCCCATCGTCTGGCCACCATTCGGTTGGCCGACCGGGTGCTGTTCCTCGACGGCGGTCGGATCGCTACTTCGGGAACCCACGAGGAACTCCTCGAGGTGGAGGGCTATGCGGCTCTGGCTAGGGCCTACGAACTAGCGGGCGGGGTTTCGGTGGCGACTGGTTCGGTGGGCCCGACTGGGTCTAGACCGATCGGGGAGCCCCGGTGA
- a CDS encoding alanyl-tRNA editing protein yields the protein MTERLYLRDAELRSFEAEVVAVDGNRIELDRTAFYATSGGQPHDTGHLVWATGAATVTDVRTIDGHLLHTVAGPIPTVGTPVAGEVDDERRRQMMRTHTAMHVLCGVMWKHWKRVVTGGNMDALSGRMDFEVDQLPEGFATEVESLCNAEIAADRPIEVSFIARGAAVLDRELIRTKVSLVPASVTEIRVVDIVGLDKQADGGTHVSSTGQVGRLEVVKTESKGKGFKRIRFVLHDA from the coding sequence GTGACTGAACGTCTCTACCTGCGCGACGCGGAGCTCCGGTCATTCGAAGCTGAGGTGGTGGCCGTGGACGGTAATCGGATTGAACTGGACCGCACGGCCTTCTATGCCACCAGCGGAGGCCAGCCGCATGACACCGGCCATCTGGTGTGGGCCACCGGTGCGGCCACCGTCACCGACGTTCGGACCATCGACGGACACCTCCTGCACACGGTGGCCGGTCCGATCCCCACCGTCGGAACCCCGGTGGCTGGCGAGGTGGATGACGAACGACGCCGCCAGATGATGCGTACCCACACCGCAATGCATGTTCTGTGCGGCGTCATGTGGAAGCACTGGAAGCGGGTGGTGACCGGCGGCAACATGGATGCCCTCTCGGGCCGAATGGACTTCGAGGTCGACCAGTTACCCGAGGGGTTTGCGACAGAAGTCGAGTCTCTGTGCAACGCCGAGATCGCTGCGGACCGGCCCATCGAGGTGTCATTCATCGCTCGCGGTGCCGCCGTGCTGGACCGCGAGCTCATCCGCACCAAGGTCAGTCTGGTTCCCGCCTCGGTGACGGAGATCCGGGTAGTGGACATTGTTGGCCTAGACAAGCAGGCCGACGGCGGTACCCATGTGTCATCCACCGGTCAGGTAGGTCGCCTCGAGGTAGTCAAGACCGAGTCAAAGGGGAAGGGCTTCAAGCGGATCCGGTTCGTCCTCCACGACGCCTGA
- the sucC gene encoding ADP-forming succinate--CoA ligase subunit beta yields MDLFEYQGKQFFARYGMPVSDGEIAFTVDEAVAAAERLGTPVMVKAQVHTGGRGKAGGVKFAATIDDVRTHATSILGLDISGHVVGRVWIEKASDIAEEYYASFTLDRSAKKHLGMLSAEGGVEIETVAEKNPDAIAKVWIDPVDGLDETTAREWVIAAALPEAAFEGTVAILQQLYTAYVEGDADLVEINPLILTPEGRVHVLDAKVTLDANSTFRHEDYAAFDETQTRDERETAAHARGLQYVGLDGSVGVIANGAGLAMSTVDVVNQVGGSPANFLDIGGGANADVMAGALEVINNDPAVRSIFINIFGGITRGEEVANGIVGALERVDIDAPIVIRLDGTNADEGRAILEPHLSDSLQMAPTMLEAARRAVGLASAGYDEGSAR; encoded by the coding sequence GTGGATCTGTTCGAGTACCAGGGAAAGCAGTTCTTTGCCCGCTACGGCATGCCCGTCTCTGACGGTGAGATTGCCTTCACGGTGGACGAGGCGGTGGCTGCGGCCGAACGTCTCGGTACCCCGGTCATGGTCAAGGCCCAGGTCCACACCGGCGGGAGGGGAAAGGCCGGTGGCGTCAAGTTCGCCGCAACAATCGACGACGTGCGTACCCACGCCACGTCCATCCTCGGCTTGGACATCAGTGGCCATGTGGTAGGGCGGGTTTGGATTGAGAAGGCGTCCGATATAGCCGAGGAGTACTACGCCTCGTTCACCCTGGACCGGTCAGCCAAGAAGCACCTTGGCATGCTGTCAGCTGAAGGCGGCGTGGAGATTGAGACGGTGGCCGAGAAGAACCCCGACGCCATCGCAAAGGTGTGGATAGATCCGGTGGACGGGCTCGACGAGACCACGGCGCGCGAATGGGTGATCGCCGCCGCCCTACCTGAAGCTGCCTTCGAAGGAACGGTGGCCATCCTCCAGCAGCTCTACACGGCCTACGTCGAGGGTGACGCCGACTTGGTCGAGATCAACCCGTTGATCCTGACCCCCGAGGGTCGAGTCCACGTGCTGGACGCCAAGGTCACACTCGACGCCAACTCAACGTTCCGCCACGAGGACTACGCGGCCTTCGACGAGACCCAGACCCGCGACGAACGCGAGACGGCGGCTCATGCCCGGGGTCTGCAGTACGTGGGGTTGGACGGCTCGGTAGGCGTGATCGCCAACGGTGCCGGCCTGGCCATGTCCACGGTCGACGTGGTCAACCAAGTGGGCGGCAGCCCGGCGAACTTCCTGGACATCGGCGGCGGCGCCAACGCCGATGTCATGGCCGGAGCACTGGAGGTCATCAACAACGACCCGGCCGTGCGGTCCATCTTCATCAACATCTTCGGAGGCATCACCCGTGGCGAGGAAGTCGCTAACGGCATTGTGGGCGCCCTCGAACGGGTTGACATCGACGCCCCGATCGTCATCCGCTTGGACGGCACCAACGCCGACGAGGGTCGGGCCATCCTCGAACCACACCTGTCCGACAGTCTGCAGATGGCGCCCACCATGCTTGAGGCGGCCCGTCGGGCCGTGGGTCTGGCCAGTGCGGGTTACGACGAGGGGAGTGCCCGATGA
- the icd gene encoding NADP-dependent isocitrate dehydrogenase, with protein MADKITMGVDGALQVPTDPIIPFIEGDGTGIDIWPAARLVLDAAAAKHGHTVEWKEVLAGEKAYNETGDWLPQETVDIFSEYLIGIKGPLTTPIGGGFRSLNVALRQILDLYVCLRPVRWFQGVPSPVKHPELVDMVIFRENTEDIYAGLEVEAMTPDALKLRELLEDAFGWRIREDSGIGIKPISKTGSQRLQRAALQYAVDRGLPRVHWVHKGNIMKFTEGAFQKWGYELVREEFSDVAVGWDDCDGDPGDRVLVQDSIADIALQQVLTRPAEFDVIATMNLNGDYLSDALAAQVGGIGIAPGGNANYVTGHGIFEATHGTAPKYAGQDKVNPSSVLLSGVLMFEHIGWQDAADDIVRAVESAVTDKVVTYDFARLMDGATEVKCSEFASAVVDRL; from the coding sequence ATGGCAGACAAGATCACCATGGGTGTCGACGGCGCTTTGCAGGTGCCCACCGATCCGATCATTCCGTTCATCGAAGGCGACGGCACCGGCATCGACATTTGGCCGGCGGCCCGCCTTGTATTGGACGCCGCCGCGGCTAAGCACGGCCACACCGTGGAGTGGAAGGAGGTCCTCGCCGGTGAGAAGGCCTACAACGAGACCGGTGACTGGCTTCCCCAGGAGACGGTCGACATCTTTTCCGAGTACCTGATCGGCATCAAGGGCCCGCTGACCACGCCGATCGGCGGTGGATTTCGCAGTCTGAACGTGGCCCTTCGCCAGATTCTTGACCTATATGTGTGCCTCCGCCCGGTGCGTTGGTTCCAGGGTGTCCCATCGCCGGTGAAGCACCCTGAACTGGTCGACATGGTCATATTCCGTGAAAACACGGAGGACATCTACGCCGGCCTTGAGGTCGAGGCCATGACGCCCGACGCCCTCAAGTTGCGCGAGCTTCTCGAGGACGCCTTCGGGTGGCGGATCCGTGAGGATTCAGGCATCGGTATCAAGCCGATCTCCAAGACCGGTTCGCAGCGCCTTCAGCGGGCGGCCCTGCAGTACGCGGTGGATCGCGGGCTTCCCCGGGTCCACTGGGTACACAAGGGCAACATTATGAAATTCACCGAGGGCGCTTTCCAGAAGTGGGGCTACGAACTGGTCCGCGAGGAGTTCTCTGACGTGGCGGTGGGCTGGGACGACTGTGACGGCGACCCGGGCGATCGGGTCCTCGTGCAGGATTCCATTGCCGACATAGCCCTCCAGCAGGTGCTGACCCGACCGGCAGAGTTCGACGTGATCGCCACCATGAACCTCAACGGCGACTATCTGTCTGATGCCTTGGCCGCGCAGGTCGGGGGAATCGGCATTGCCCCGGGTGGCAACGCCAACTACGTCACCGGGCACGGCATCTTCGAGGCCACCCACGGCACGGCGCCCAAGTACGCCGGACAGGACAAGGTCAACCCGTCATCGGTGCTTCTGTCGGGCGTGCTCATGTTCGAACACATCGGGTGGCAGGATGCGGCCGATGACATCGTTCGAGCCGTGGAGTCGGCAGTGACCGACAAGGTCGTGACCTACGACTTCGCCCGCCTGATGGACGGTGCGACCGAGGTGAAGTGCTCGGAGTTCGCCTCGGCCGTCGTCGACCGGCTCTGA
- a CDS encoding MBL fold metallo-hydrolase, with product MATTVTVTGTGTPIPTPDRAGPGVLVAWEPSDGGDPIRIQVDAGRGTVMRLLGAGTSPGGLAAVLLTHHHSDHLVGLDDVLLTRWVMDRDQNLPALPVVVPAGPCVRFVEGLADRWSEDLEVRLAHTGRQQGPRVDAVPFDYPAVPTEVWRSGDVRVVAGQVRHEPVHPAVGFRIETPDGVVVISGDTLVCNEMAELAAGADVLVYEAMRFSEIQKLEEHRRFILDYHADTVEIGCQAQELDVPTLMLTHLIPPPTSAADEALFVDEIRRGGYEGEVVVARDLTSVTLG from the coding sequence ATGGCTACGACGGTGACAGTGACCGGCACGGGAACCCCGATCCCTACGCCCGACCGGGCTGGACCGGGGGTTCTGGTGGCCTGGGAGCCTTCAGACGGTGGCGATCCGATCCGTATCCAGGTGGATGCGGGTCGGGGCACGGTGATGCGTTTGCTGGGTGCTGGCACGAGTCCGGGTGGGCTCGCCGCCGTGCTGTTGACCCACCACCATTCCGATCACCTCGTCGGGCTGGACGACGTGCTGCTGACCCGATGGGTCATGGACCGCGACCAGAACCTGCCGGCCCTTCCGGTGGTCGTGCCGGCGGGCCCCTGTGTTCGGTTCGTCGAGGGTCTGGCCGACCGGTGGTCTGAGGATCTCGAGGTGCGCCTAGCCCACACCGGGCGCCAGCAAGGTCCCCGGGTCGACGCCGTGCCCTTCGACTACCCGGCAGTGCCCACCGAGGTCTGGCGATCCGGTGATGTCCGGGTGGTGGCCGGTCAGGTCCGTCACGAACCGGTGCACCCGGCTGTCGGCTTTCGTATCGAGACGCCAGACGGGGTGGTGGTGATCTCGGGCGACACCCTGGTGTGCAACGAGATGGCCGAGCTGGCCGCCGGAGCTGATGTGCTGGTCTACGAGGCGATGCGGTTCAGCGAGATCCAGAAGCTAGAGGAGCACCGGAGGTTCATTCTCGACTACCACGCCGACACTGTGGAGATTGGCTGCCAGGCTCAGGAACTCGACGTGCCGACCCTGATGCTCACCCACCTCATCCCGCCTCCGACGTCGGCGGCAGACGAGGCACTTTTTGTCGATGAGATCCGACGTGGTGGCTATGAGGGCGAGGTCGTGGTGGCCCGGGATCTCACGTCAGTCACTCTCGGTTAA
- the purN gene encoding phosphoribosylglycinamide formyltransferase, giving the protein MSLAVLVSGTGSILDAMVDAGLPVALVVSDRPCTAVSRAAGHDIETVVIRRHSFSDDFDRDSYSAMLADWLGERGVTLVAMAGFGTILGQPFHDRFAGRVLNTHPALLPAFPGWHGVRDALAAGVEVTGCTVHLATLEVDAGPILAQQEVPVCPDDDEVSLHERIKVVERRLYVDTLRAVLDGDISLESVQSRSASASEPATKGATS; this is encoded by the coding sequence ATGTCGCTGGCGGTACTGGTCTCGGGTACCGGTTCGATCCTGGATGCCATGGTCGACGCCGGCCTGCCCGTGGCCCTCGTGGTCTCGGATCGACCGTGCACCGCGGTTTCGCGGGCCGCTGGACACGACATCGAGACGGTGGTGATCCGCCGCCACTCCTTCAGCGATGACTTCGACCGTGACAGCTATTCAGCCATGCTGGCTGACTGGCTGGGCGAACGGGGTGTGACCTTGGTGGCCATGGCTGGCTTCGGCACCATCCTTGGTCAGCCCTTCCACGACCGCTTTGCCGGCCGGGTGCTCAACACCCACCCGGCCCTGTTGCCGGCCTTCCCGGGCTGGCACGGTGTGCGTGATGCCCTAGCAGCGGGTGTAGAGGTCACGGGTTGCACCGTCCACCTTGCCACCCTCGAGGTGGACGCCGGTCCGATTCTCGCCCAGCAGGAGGTGCCCGTCTGTCCCGACGACGACGAGGTCTCGCTGCATGAACGCATCAAGGTGGTCGAGCGTCGCCTGTACGTCGACACCCTGCGGGCGGTCCTCGATGGCGATATCTCGCTCGAATCGGTCCAGTCTCGATCCGCATCCGCCTCTGAGCCCGCAACTAAAGGAGCCACCTCGTGA